The Streptomyces sp. HUAS CB01 genome has a segment encoding these proteins:
- a CDS encoding CaiB/BaiF CoA transferase family protein, whose amino-acid sequence MAATGNGPPGGPLAGVRVVELAGIGPGPFAAMLLADLGADVVRVDRPGGSGLAIDPAGDLTNRNKRSVLIDLKADGAAERVLDLVERADVLIEGYRPGVAERLGVGPKECHARNPQLVYGRMTGWGQEGPLAQRAGHDIAYIAITGTLGMIGKADEPPAVPANLVGDYAGGSLYLVIGVLAALRHARTPGGTGQVVDAAIVDGAAHLATMIHGMMAAGGWRDRRGTNLLDGGCPFYGTYETADGQYMAVGALEQQFYDEFIRLLGIEGEAPARKDFARWGELRAAVAERFRTRTRDEWTAVFEGSDACVAPVLSLAEAPGHPHLAARGTFTDHGGITQPAPAPRFSATPGAVRRPPAQPGADAEEIARDWDAPGILDDGGTRPDPTAAGSKGLQA is encoded by the coding sequence ATGGCAGCGACAGGGAACGGCCCGCCGGGCGGTCCGCTGGCCGGCGTGCGCGTCGTCGAACTGGCCGGCATCGGGCCCGGTCCGTTCGCCGCCATGCTGCTCGCCGACCTGGGCGCCGACGTCGTGCGCGTCGACCGGCCCGGCGGCTCGGGGCTCGCGATCGACCCCGCCGGCGACCTCACGAACCGGAACAAGAGGTCCGTACTGATCGACCTCAAGGCCGACGGGGCCGCCGAGCGGGTCCTCGACCTCGTGGAGCGCGCGGACGTGCTCATCGAGGGCTACCGCCCCGGGGTGGCCGAACGGCTCGGGGTCGGGCCGAAGGAGTGCCACGCCCGCAATCCGCAGCTGGTCTACGGCCGGATGACCGGCTGGGGCCAGGAGGGCCCGCTCGCCCAGCGCGCCGGGCACGACATCGCCTACATCGCGATCACCGGCACCCTCGGCATGATCGGGAAGGCGGACGAGCCGCCCGCTGTCCCCGCGAACCTCGTCGGCGACTACGCGGGCGGTTCGCTGTACCTCGTCATCGGCGTGCTGGCGGCACTGCGGCACGCCCGCACCCCCGGCGGCACCGGCCAGGTCGTCGACGCGGCGATCGTGGACGGCGCCGCGCACCTCGCCACGATGATCCACGGGATGATGGCCGCAGGCGGCTGGCGGGACCGCCGCGGCACGAACCTCCTCGACGGGGGCTGCCCCTTCTACGGGACCTACGAGACCGCCGACGGCCAGTACATGGCAGTCGGGGCGCTCGAGCAGCAGTTCTACGACGAGTTCATCAGGCTGCTCGGCATCGAGGGCGAGGCACCCGCCCGCAAGGACTTCGCCCGCTGGGGAGAACTGCGGGCCGCCGTCGCCGAGCGGTTCCGCACGAGGACGCGGGACGAGTGGACCGCGGTCTTCGAGGGCTCCGACGCCTGCGTGGCCCCCGTCCTCTCGCTGGCAGAGGCGCCGGGGCATCCGCACCTCGCGGCCCGCGGCACCTTCACCGACCACGGCGGGATCACCCAGCCGGCCCCGGCCCCCCGCTTCTCCGCCACCCCCGGCGCCGTCCGCCGGCCGCCGGCGCAGCCCGGCGCCGACGCCGAGGAGATCGCCCGCGACTGGGACGCTCCCGGCATCCTGGACGACGGCGGAACCCGACCCGACCCGACCGCAGCCGGCTCGAAGGGGCTTCAGGCATGA
- a CDS encoding acyl-CoA dehydrogenase family protein translates to MKRQIFDAEHDAFRETVRTFLDKEVLPYYEQWEKDGIVSRDAWLAAGRQGLLGLAVPEEYGGGGNTDFRYSAVLAEEFTRAGAPGLAIGLHNDIIGPYLTSLATEEQKRRWLPGFCSGEIITAIAMTEPGAGSDLQGIRTTAEDRGDHWLLNGSKTFISNGILADLVVVVARTTPEGGAKGLSLLVVERGAEGFERGRNLDKIGQHAQDTAELFFHDVRVPKENLLGQLNGAFVHLMTNLAQERLNIAVAGIAAAEYLLEITTRYVKEREAFGRPLAKLQHIRFEIAEMATECAVTRTFLDRCIVDHSAGQLDAVHASMAKWWATELQKRVADRCLQLHGGYGYMTEYRVAKAFTDGRIQTIYGGTTEIMKEIIGRALLS, encoded by the coding sequence ATGAAACGACAGATCTTCGACGCCGAGCACGACGCGTTCCGCGAGACCGTCCGCACCTTCCTCGACAAGGAGGTGCTGCCGTACTACGAGCAGTGGGAGAAGGACGGCATCGTCTCGCGCGACGCCTGGCTCGCGGCCGGACGCCAGGGCCTGCTGGGCCTGGCCGTGCCCGAGGAGTACGGCGGCGGCGGGAACACCGACTTCCGCTACAGCGCCGTCCTGGCCGAGGAGTTCACCCGGGCCGGCGCCCCCGGCCTCGCGATCGGCCTGCACAACGACATCATCGGCCCGTACCTCACCTCCCTCGCGACCGAGGAGCAGAAGCGGCGCTGGCTTCCCGGCTTCTGCAGCGGCGAGATCATCACGGCCATCGCGATGACCGAACCGGGCGCCGGCTCCGACCTCCAGGGCATCCGCACCACCGCCGAGGACCGGGGCGACCACTGGCTGCTCAACGGTTCCAAGACCTTCATCTCCAACGGCATCCTCGCCGACCTGGTGGTCGTCGTCGCCAGGACCACGCCGGAGGGGGGCGCCAAGGGGCTGTCGCTGCTGGTCGTGGAGCGGGGGGCGGAGGGCTTCGAGCGCGGCCGCAACCTCGACAAGATCGGCCAGCACGCGCAGGACACGGCCGAGCTGTTCTTCCACGACGTGCGGGTGCCCAAGGAGAACCTCCTCGGGCAGCTCAACGGCGCGTTCGTCCACCTGATGACGAATCTGGCCCAGGAGCGGCTGAACATCGCGGTCGCCGGCATCGCCGCCGCCGAGTACCTGCTGGAGATCACGACGCGGTACGTGAAGGAGCGCGAGGCGTTCGGCCGCCCGCTGGCGAAGCTCCAGCACATCCGCTTCGAGATAGCGGAGATGGCCACCGAGTGCGCCGTCACCCGGACCTTCCTCGACCGCTGCATCGTCGACCACTCCGCCGGGCAGCTCGACGCGGTGCACGCCTCGATGGCCAAATGGTGGGCGACGGAACTGCAGAAGCGGGTCGCCGACCGCTGTCTGCAGCTCCACGGCGGCTACGGCTACATGACGGAGTACCGGGTCGCCAAGGCCTTCACGGACGGCCGCATCCAGACGATCTACGGTGGCACCACCGAGATCATGAAGGAGATCATCGGCCGCGCGCTGCTCTCCTGA
- a CDS encoding acetyl-CoA C-acetyltransferase, which yields MSTEAYVYDAIRTPRGRGKANGALHGTKPIDLVVGLIHEIRSRFPGLDPAAIDDIVLGVVGPVGDQGSDIARISAIAAGLPDTVAGVQENRFCASGLEAVNMAAMKVRSGWEDLVLAGGVESMSRVPMASDGGAWFADPMTNFDTHFVPQGIGADLIATIEGFSRRDVDEYAALSQERAAAAWKDGRFDRSVVPVKDRNGLVVLDHDEHMRPGTTADSLAALKPSFAGIGDMGGFDAVALQTYHWVEKIDHVHHAGNSSGIVDGASLVAVGSKQVGERYGLTPRARIVSAAVSGSEPTIMLTGPAPAAHKALAKAGLTIDDIDLVEINEAFAAVVLRFVKDMGISLDKVNVNGGAIALGHPLGATGAMILGSLIDELERQDRRYGLATLCVGGGMGIATIVERI from the coding sequence GTGAGTACCGAAGCGTATGTGTACGACGCGATCCGCACCCCGCGCGGCCGCGGCAAGGCCAACGGCGCCCTGCACGGCACCAAGCCGATCGACCTCGTCGTCGGCCTGATCCACGAGATCCGCTCCCGGTTCCCGGGGCTGGATCCCGCGGCGATCGACGACATCGTGCTCGGCGTCGTGGGCCCGGTCGGCGACCAGGGTTCGGACATCGCCCGGATCTCCGCCATCGCGGCCGGACTGCCCGACACCGTCGCCGGCGTCCAGGAGAACCGCTTCTGCGCCTCGGGCCTGGAGGCCGTCAACATGGCGGCGATGAAGGTCCGCTCCGGCTGGGAGGACCTGGTGCTGGCGGGCGGCGTCGAGTCGATGTCGCGCGTGCCGATGGCGTCCGACGGCGGTGCCTGGTTCGCGGATCCGATGACCAACTTCGACACCCACTTCGTACCGCAGGGCATCGGCGCCGACCTGATCGCCACCATCGAGGGCTTCTCCCGGCGCGACGTGGACGAGTACGCGGCGCTGTCCCAGGAGCGGGCGGCCGCGGCCTGGAAGGACGGCCGTTTCGACCGCTCCGTCGTCCCGGTGAAGGACCGCAACGGCCTCGTCGTCCTCGACCACGACGAGCACATGCGCCCCGGCACCACCGCGGACTCCCTGGCCGCGCTCAAGCCGTCGTTCGCGGGCATCGGGGACATGGGCGGCTTCGACGCCGTCGCGCTCCAGACGTACCACTGGGTGGAGAAGATCGACCACGTCCACCACGCGGGCAACTCCTCGGGCATCGTGGACGGGGCCTCGCTCGTGGCCGTCGGCTCCAAGCAGGTCGGCGAGCGGTACGGGCTCACGCCCCGCGCCCGGATCGTCTCCGCGGCGGTCTCCGGCTCCGAGCCCACCATCATGCTCACCGGCCCCGCGCCCGCCGCGCACAAGGCGCTCGCCAAGGCCGGGCTGACGATCGACGACATCGACCTCGTCGAGATCAACGAGGCCTTCGCCGCCGTCGTCCTGCGCTTCGTGAAGGACATGGGGATCTCCCTCGACAAGGTCAACGTCAACGGCGGGGCCATCGCGCTGGGCCACCCCCTCGGCGCCACCGGCGCGATGATCCTCGGCAGCCTCATCGACGAACTGGAGCGCCAGGACAGGCGGTACGGCCTCGCCACCCTCTGCGTCGGCGGCGGCATGGGCATCGCCACGATCGTCGAACGCATCTGA
- a CDS encoding 3-hydroxyacyl-CoA dehydrogenase NAD-binding domain-containing protein: MTATPTSTTIRWEQDETGIVTLVLDDPDQSANTMNQAFRESIAAIADRAEAEKDSIRGIVVTSAKKTFFAGGDLKDMIKVGPEHAQQAFDMGMGIKRALRRIETLGKPVVAAINGAALGGGYEIALACHHRIALDAPGSKIGLPEVTLGLLPAGGGVTRTVRLMGIADALLKVLLQGTQYSPQRALENGLVHEVATTPEEMMAKARAFIEAHPESQQPWDVKGYRIPGGTPSNPKFAANLPAFPANLKKQLNGAPFPAPRNILAAAVEGSQVDFETAQVIEARYFTELLTGQTAKNMIQAFFFDLQAVNSGANRPKGIERRTVRKVAVLGAGMMGAGIAYSCARAGIEVVLKDVNADAAERGKAYSEKLLDKALSRGRTTEAKRAELLARITPTADPADLAGCDAVIEAVFEDPALKHKVFQEIQDVVEPDALLCSNTSTLPITLLAEGVERPVDFIGLHFFSPVDKMPLVEIIKGERTGDEALARAFDLVRQINKTPIVVNDSRGFFTSRVIGQFINEGVAMVGEGVEPASVEQAAAQAGYPAKVLSLMDELTLTLPRKIRNETRRAVEESGGTWTPHPADAVIDRLVDDFGRTGRSGGAGFYDYVDGRRAGLWPGLREHFADPGVHVPFEDMKERMLFSEALDTVRCLEEGVLTSVADANIGSIMGIGFPAWTGGVLQYINGYEGRDGVGNGLPGFVARARRLAEAYGERFEPPALLVEKAERGEVFTDG; the protein is encoded by the coding sequence ATGACCGCAACGCCGACGAGCACCACCATCCGCTGGGAGCAGGACGAGACCGGCATCGTCACCCTCGTCCTGGACGACCCGGACCAGTCCGCCAACACCATGAACCAGGCCTTCCGCGAGTCGATCGCCGCGATCGCCGACCGGGCCGAGGCCGAGAAGGACTCCATCCGCGGCATCGTCGTCACCTCCGCCAAGAAGACCTTCTTCGCGGGCGGCGACCTCAAGGACATGATCAAGGTCGGCCCCGAGCACGCCCAGCAGGCGTTCGACATGGGCATGGGCATCAAGCGGGCACTGCGCCGCATCGAGACCCTGGGCAAGCCCGTCGTCGCCGCCATCAACGGCGCCGCGCTGGGCGGCGGTTACGAGATCGCCCTCGCCTGCCACCACCGCATCGCCCTCGACGCACCCGGCTCCAAGATCGGTCTGCCGGAGGTCACGCTCGGACTGCTGCCCGCCGGCGGCGGCGTCACCCGCACCGTGCGCCTCATGGGCATCGCCGACGCCCTGCTGAAGGTGCTCCTGCAGGGCACCCAGTACTCCCCGCAGCGCGCGCTCGAGAACGGTCTCGTCCACGAAGTCGCCACCACGCCCGAGGAGATGATGGCCAAGGCGCGCGCCTTCATCGAGGCACACCCCGAGTCGCAGCAGCCCTGGGACGTCAAGGGCTACCGGATCCCCGGCGGTACGCCGTCGAACCCGAAGTTCGCCGCGAACCTGCCCGCCTTCCCGGCCAACCTCAAGAAGCAGCTCAACGGCGCCCCGTTCCCGGCACCGCGCAACATCCTCGCGGCCGCCGTCGAGGGCTCGCAGGTGGACTTCGAGACCGCCCAGGTCATCGAGGCGCGGTACTTCACCGAGCTGCTCACCGGCCAGACCGCCAAGAACATGATCCAGGCGTTCTTCTTCGACCTCCAGGCGGTCAACTCCGGCGCGAACCGCCCCAAGGGCATCGAGCGGCGCACGGTCCGCAAGGTCGCCGTCCTCGGCGCCGGGATGATGGGCGCGGGCATCGCGTACTCCTGCGCCCGGGCCGGGATCGAGGTCGTCCTCAAGGACGTCAACGCCGACGCCGCCGAGCGGGGCAAGGCGTACTCGGAGAAGCTGCTGGACAAGGCGCTGAGCCGGGGCCGCACGACCGAGGCGAAGCGCGCCGAGCTGCTCGCCCGGATCACGCCGACGGCCGACCCCGCGGACCTCGCGGGCTGCGACGCCGTCATCGAGGCCGTCTTCGAGGACCCGGCGCTCAAGCACAAGGTGTTCCAGGAGATCCAGGACGTCGTCGAGCCGGACGCGCTGCTGTGCTCCAACACCTCGACCCTGCCGATCACCCTGCTCGCCGAAGGCGTGGAGCGGCCCGTCGACTTCATCGGTCTGCACTTCTTCTCGCCCGTGGACAAGATGCCGCTGGTCGAGATCATCAAGGGGGAGCGCACCGGGGACGAGGCGCTGGCGCGCGCCTTCGACCTCGTCCGTCAGATCAACAAGACGCCGATCGTCGTGAACGACTCCCGCGGGTTCTTCACCTCGCGGGTGATCGGGCAGTTCATCAACGAGGGCGTGGCGATGGTCGGCGAGGGCGTCGAGCCCGCGTCGGTCGAGCAGGCCGCGGCCCAGGCGGGCTACCCGGCGAAGGTCCTCTCGCTGATGGACGAGCTCACGCTCACCCTGCCGCGCAAGATCCGCAACGAGACGCGGCGGGCCGTGGAGGAGTCAGGCGGCACCTGGACCCCGCACCCGGCGGACGCCGTCATCGACCGGCTGGTCGACGACTTCGGGCGCACGGGGCGCAGCGGCGGCGCGGGCTTCTACGACTACGTGGACGGCAGGCGTGCCGGGCTGTGGCCGGGGCTGCGCGAGCACTTCGCCGATCCCGGCGTGCACGTCCCGTTCGAGGACATGAAGGAGCGGATGCTCTTCTCCGAGGCACTGGACACCGTCCGGTGCCTGGAGGAGGGCGTGCTGACGTCGGTCGCCGACGCCAACATCGGCTCCATCATGGGCATCGGCTTCCCGGCGTGGACGGGCGGCGTCCTGCAGTACATCAACGGGTACGAGGGCCGTGACGGGGTGGGCAACGGCCTGCCCGGCTTCGTCGCACGGGCGCGCCGGCTGGCGGAGGCCTACGGCGAGCGCTTCGAACCCCCGGCGCTCCTGGTGGAGAAGGCCGAGCGGGGCGAGGTCTTCACCGACGGATGA
- a CDS encoding VOC family protein, with the protein MTRPSPTGRPRPRLSGTSLDAPDARLLAGFYRRLLGWTVVADEPDWVKLAPPDGGTALSFQTEPHYVPPVWPAVPGGQQMQAHLEIEVADLDAAVAEALALGATTAAFQPQDDVRVCLDPAGHPFCLWLGGAGADE; encoded by the coding sequence ATGACGCGACCCTCGCCGACAGGACGACCCCGGCCGCGCCTGAGCGGCACCTCGCTGGACGCCCCCGACGCCCGTCTGCTCGCCGGCTTCTACCGGCGGCTGCTGGGCTGGACGGTGGTGGCGGACGAGCCGGACTGGGTGAAGCTCGCGCCGCCGGACGGTGGGACGGCGCTGTCGTTCCAGACCGAACCGCACTACGTCCCGCCGGTCTGGCCCGCGGTGCCGGGCGGGCAGCAGATGCAGGCCCACCTGGAGATCGAGGTCGCCGACCTGGACGCGGCCGTGGCCGAGGCGCTCGCGCTCGGCGCGACGACGGCCGCGTTCCAGCCGCAGGACGACGTCCGGGTGTGTCTGGACCCGGCGGGACACCCGTTCTGCCTGTGGCTGGGCGGGGCGGGCGCGGACGAGTAG
- a CDS encoding MerR family transcriptional regulator translates to MATETEGPTLTVDELAARAGVTVRTIRFYSTRGLLPPPQIGPRRVGHYGAEHLSRLALIEELQHQGMTLAAIERYLEQLPPGLSAQDLAIHRALVSSWAPESAEETGLQELVRRAGRPLSDEDVDRLAAMGVLDRTATPDVFRLDGGLLRLGVELLDVPIAHETILASRTVLLEHARAAAQELSRLFRDEVWGPYRERESDTDHVAAMKSLSAHMQPMVIQALVTAFQRSLREELRAAFGSAGVPPAERGPRPGDPAGAVDTPGTEPSPDTP, encoded by the coding sequence ATGGCGACCGAAACCGAGGGGCCGACGCTGACCGTCGACGAGCTGGCCGCACGCGCGGGCGTCACCGTCCGCACCATCCGGTTCTACAGCACCCGCGGTCTGCTGCCGCCCCCGCAGATCGGCCCGCGCCGCGTGGGCCACTACGGCGCGGAACACCTCTCCCGGCTGGCCCTGATCGAGGAACTGCAGCACCAGGGCATGACGCTCGCCGCCATCGAACGCTACCTTGAACAGCTGCCGCCGGGGCTGTCCGCCCAGGATCTGGCGATCCACCGGGCCCTGGTGTCCTCCTGGGCGCCCGAGTCCGCCGAGGAGACCGGGCTGCAGGAGCTGGTGCGCCGGGCCGGGCGGCCGCTGTCGGACGAGGACGTCGACCGGCTCGCGGCCATGGGCGTGCTGGACCGGACCGCCACGCCCGACGTGTTCCGGCTGGACGGCGGGCTGTTGCGGCTCGGGGTCGAACTGCTCGACGTCCCGATCGCCCACGAGACGATCCTCGCCTCCCGCACGGTCCTGCTGGAGCACGCACGCGCCGCCGCCCAGGAGCTGAGCCGGCTGTTCCGCGACGAGGTGTGGGGCCCGTACCGCGAGCGCGAGTCGGATACGGACCACGTCGCCGCGATGAAGTCCCTCTCGGCCCATATGCAGCCGATGGTGATCCAGGCCCTGGTCACGGCATTCCAGCGGTCGCTGCGGGAGGAACTCCGAGCCGCCTTCGGCTCGGCGGGAGTGCCCCCGGCCGAGCGGGGGCCGCGGCCCGGGGACCCTGCCGGAGCGGTGGACACCCCGGGTACGGAACCGTCGCCGGACACGCCCTGA
- a CDS encoding Appr-1-p processing protein produces MTGITYVRGDATAPHGKGVKLIAHVCNDLGGWGKGFVVAVSRRWPEPEKAYRRWHRERAGNDFGLGAAQFVRVGPYVWVANMVGQRGMRTGSKGVPVRYEAIDTALGAVAAKAAELGASVHMPRIGCGLAGGTWSRVEPLVRARLVEQGIAVTVYDHGEEPARGSVRA; encoded by the coding sequence ATGACGGGGATCACGTACGTACGGGGGGACGCCACCGCGCCGCACGGCAAGGGCGTCAAGCTGATCGCGCATGTCTGCAACGATCTGGGCGGCTGGGGCAAGGGCTTCGTCGTCGCCGTCTCGCGCCGCTGGCCGGAGCCGGAGAAGGCGTACCGGCGCTGGCACCGGGAGCGGGCCGGCAACGACTTCGGTCTCGGTGCGGCCCAGTTCGTCCGCGTCGGGCCGTACGTCTGGGTGGCGAACATGGTGGGTCAGCGGGGGATGCGCACGGGAAGCAAGGGGGTCCCCGTGCGGTACGAGGCCATCGACACGGCGCTCGGCGCGGTCGCCGCCAAGGCCGCCGAACTGGGGGCCTCCGTCCATATGCCGAGGATCGGCTGCGGACTCGCGGGCGGCACCTGGTCCCGGGTGGAGCCGCTGGTGCGGGCCCGGCTCGTCGAGCAGGGCATAGCGGTGACGGTGTACGACCACGGCGAGGAGCCCGCGCGCGGCTCGGTGCGCGCCTGA
- a CDS encoding cation diffusion facilitator family transporter, with protein sequence MTGQGHIHGHAEDHSDGHAHGGGRDHGSAHSHGRARGHGHPRGRGRGHHHHHHHGERIDSALEGSAEGLRTLWFSFAVLAATTVVQAVIAALSGSVALLGDTVHNATDALTALPLALAFVLGRRAATRRYTYGFGRAEDLAGVFVVLVIAASAAFAGYEAVRRLLDPQDITHLPAVAAAGLVGFAGNEWVARARIRTGRRIGSAALVADGLHARTDGFTSLAVLLGAGGAALGWRYADPLVGLVITGAILLVLRGAAREIWHRLMDAVDPALVDAAEHALSHVEGVRAVGAVRMRWIGHALRAETSVEVDPGLTVVQAHAVAVSAEHALLHAVPRLTGATVHIDHAGAAGQDPHAALDHHFAR encoded by the coding sequence ATGACGGGTCAGGGGCACATACACGGGCACGCGGAGGACCACTCGGACGGCCATGCCCACGGGGGCGGCCGGGACCACGGGTCCGCGCACAGCCACGGGCGCGCCCGGGGCCACGGGCACCCACGGGGCCGCGGCCGTGGACACCACCACCATCACCACCACGGCGAGCGCATCGACTCCGCACTCGAAGGCTCGGCCGAAGGGCTGCGCACGCTCTGGTTCTCGTTCGCCGTCCTGGCCGCGACCACCGTCGTCCAGGCGGTCATCGCCGCGCTGTCGGGGTCGGTCGCGCTGCTCGGCGACACCGTCCACAACGCGACCGACGCGCTCACCGCGCTGCCCCTGGCGCTGGCGTTCGTGCTGGGCCGGCGGGCCGCGACCCGTCGCTACACCTACGGCTTCGGCCGCGCCGAGGACCTGGCGGGGGTGTTCGTCGTCCTCGTGATCGCCGCCTCCGCGGCCTTCGCCGGGTACGAGGCGGTCCGGCGGCTGCTGGACCCGCAGGACATCACCCACCTCCCGGCGGTCGCCGCGGCCGGCCTGGTGGGGTTCGCGGGCAACGAGTGGGTGGCGCGCGCCCGGATCCGCACGGGGCGCCGCATCGGCTCCGCCGCGCTGGTGGCGGACGGACTGCACGCCCGCACCGACGGGTTCACCTCCCTCGCCGTCCTGCTCGGAGCCGGCGGCGCGGCACTGGGGTGGCGGTACGCGGACCCCCTCGTCGGTCTCGTCATCACCGGGGCGATCCTCCTCGTGCTGCGCGGCGCGGCGCGCGAGATCTGGCACCGTCTGATGGACGCCGTGGACCCGGCCCTGGTCGACGCGGCCGAGCACGCGCTCTCCCACGTCGAGGGCGTACGGGCCGTGGGGGCCGTGCGGATGCGGTGGATCGGGCACGCGCTGCGCGCCGAGACCTCGGTCGAGGTCGACCCCGGACTCACGGTCGTGCAGGCCCACGCCGTGGCGGTCTCCGCCGAACACGCCCTGCTCCACGCGGTGCCCCGGCTGACGGGCGCGACCGTGCACATCGACCACGCGGGCGCGGCCGGGCAGGACCCGCACGCCGCGCTCGACCACCACTTCGCCCGGTGA
- the sph gene encoding sphingomyelin phosphodiesterase translates to MPQSVLRRASSAALSTALAAATLAVAAPSASASPAAQTAAATPSLKVLTYNVFLFSKTLYPNWGQDHRAAEIPRAPYFQGNDVVVLQEAFDNSSSDALQRNARPQYPYQTPVMGRSKNGWDATGGAYSATVPEDGGVTVLSKWPITRKEQYVYKDACGSDWWSNKGFVYAVLDVNGSRVHVVGTHAQSTDPGCAAGEAALMRSRQFRALDAFLDAKNIPASEQVLVAGDFNVDSRTPEYATMLTDGGLTGADSRTGHAYSFDPQDNSIAADRYPGEPREDLDYVLHRAGHARPAGWRNEVIKERSAAWTVTSWGTDYTYTNLSDHYPVAASGQ, encoded by the coding sequence GTGCCGCAGTCCGTGCTCCGCCGCGCGTCCAGCGCAGCCCTCTCCACGGCCCTCGCCGCCGCGACCCTGGCGGTCGCCGCGCCGTCGGCGTCCGCCTCCCCCGCCGCGCAGACCGCCGCGGCGACGCCGTCGCTGAAGGTACTGACGTACAACGTCTTCCTCTTCAGCAAGACCCTGTACCCCAACTGGGGCCAGGACCACCGGGCCGCCGAGATCCCCAGGGCCCCGTACTTCCAGGGCAACGACGTCGTCGTGCTCCAGGAGGCCTTCGACAACTCCTCCTCCGACGCGCTGCAGCGCAACGCCCGCCCCCAGTACCCGTACCAGACCCCCGTGATGGGCCGCAGCAAGAACGGCTGGGACGCCACGGGCGGCGCCTACTCGGCGACGGTCCCGGAGGACGGCGGGGTCACGGTCCTCAGCAAGTGGCCCATCACGCGCAAGGAGCAGTACGTCTACAAGGACGCCTGCGGATCGGACTGGTGGTCCAACAAGGGCTTCGTGTACGCGGTGCTGGACGTGAACGGCAGCCGGGTGCACGTGGTCGGGACCCACGCGCAGTCGACCGATCCGGGCTGCGCGGCGGGCGAGGCGGCGCTGATGCGCAGCCGCCAGTTCAGGGCGCTGGACGCCTTCCTCGACGCCAAGAACATCCCGGCCTCCGAACAGGTCCTGGTGGCAGGCGACTTCAACGTCGACTCCCGCACTCCCGAGTACGCGACCATGCTGACGGACGGCGGGCTCACCGGCGCGGACAGCCGGACCGGGCACGCGTACTCCTTCGACCCGCAGGACAACTCGATCGCGGCCGACCGGTACCCGGGCGAACCGCGCGAGGACCTGGACTACGTGCTGCACCGGGCGGGTCACGCCCGCCCGGCCGGCTGGCGCAACGAGGTGATCAAGGAGCGGAGCGCGGCCTGGACGGTCACCAGCTGGGGCACCGACTACACCTACACCAACCTCTCGGACCACTACCCGGTCGCCGCTTCGGGGCAGTAG
- a CDS encoding oxygenase MpaB family protein: MTGSRYPLTRTTEGTAGPDPLPPPPGGVLWTLVGDVRGLLMLPAALALQVAHPAVGAGVDEHSVFRTDPWGRGERSLRSLQLWVYGGDTAAEEGRRLRRLHRDIQGTDGRGRRYHALAPENYAWVHATGFPVHHHAIRYLYRPFTEAQERRLYEEWLRVGRVLGIRDRDMPGTIEEFWPYYRSVLADELEATAVVRELLATDVRLPPPALGPPPVRLLLRLCWPLVLPRFLRLRRFLTVGLMPPDAREAIGLSWTDAQERRLRRLGRVVRVVVPLLPERLRYLPQAAQARRRARAEGRLPPRRAR; this comes from the coding sequence GTGACCGGGTCGCGGTACCCCCTGACGCGGACGACGGAAGGCACGGCCGGACCGGACCCCCTGCCCCCGCCGCCGGGCGGTGTCCTGTGGACCCTCGTCGGTGACGTCCGCGGGCTGCTGATGCTCCCCGCCGCGCTCGCCCTGCAGGTCGCGCACCCCGCCGTCGGCGCGGGCGTGGACGAGCACTCCGTCTTCCGCACCGACCCCTGGGGTCGCGGCGAGCGCTCCCTGCGCTCGCTCCAGCTGTGGGTGTACGGCGGTGACACCGCCGCCGAGGAGGGCCGCCGACTGCGCCGGCTGCACCGGGACATCCAGGGCACCGACGGGCGGGGACGCCGCTACCACGCGCTGGCCCCCGAGAACTACGCGTGGGTCCACGCCACCGGGTTCCCCGTCCACCACCACGCCATCCGCTATCTGTACCGCCCGTTCACCGAGGCCCAGGAGCGCCGGCTGTACGAGGAATGGCTGAGGGTCGGCCGGGTGCTCGGCATCCGTGACCGGGACATGCCGGGCACCATCGAGGAGTTCTGGCCCTACTACCGCTCGGTCCTCGCCGACGAACTGGAGGCCACCGCCGTCGTCCGGGAACTCCTCGCCACGGACGTCCGGCTGCCGCCGCCCGCTCTCGGACCCCCGCCGGTGCGGCTGCTGCTGCGCCTGTGCTGGCCGCTGGTCCTGCCGCGGTTCCTCCGGCTGAGGCGCTTCCTCACCGTCGGGCTGATGCCGCCGGACGCCCGCGAGGCCATCGGACTGTCGTGGACGGACGCGCAGGAACGGCGGCTCCGGCGCCTCGGCCGGGTCGTCCGGGTCGTCGTGCCGCTGCTTCCGGAGCGGCTGCGCTATCTGCCGCAGGCCGCACAGGCCCGCCGCCGGGCCCGGGCCGAGGGGAGGCTCCCGCCGAGGCGGGCGCGCTGA